From the Hydrogenimonas thermophila genome, the window ATTAAACGTCAGATCGACAACGGTATCGATGCTGTTGTTCCTGTTGGAACTACCGGCGAAAGTGCAACACTTAGTCATGATGAGCATAAAGAGTGTATTGAAACAGCAGTAAGTGTATGCAAAGGAACAGATGTTAAAGTTGTTGCAGGAGCAGGAAGCAACTCTACTCACGAAGCAATCGATTTAGCACAATTTGCTCAAAAAGCAGGTGCAGATGCTATTCTTTCTGTGTGTCCATACTATAATAAACCTACGCAAGAAGGTATATATCAACACTATAAAGCAATTGCAGAATCTGTTGAAATTCCTGTAATGCTATACAATGTACCAGGAAGAACTGCTCTAGATATCGCACCAGATACAGTCTTTAGACTCTTTGATGAAGTTAGCAATATTTATGCAATCAAAGAGGCAACAGGTTCAATGGAAAGAACACTGCATCTAAAAGCTAAAAGACCAAACCTTGCAGTTATAAGTGGTGATGATGCAATAAACTACCCTATTATGTCAACAGGTGGAAATGGTTGTATTTCTGTAACATCAAACTTACTTCCAAATCTCATAGCTGATCTTATCCACTCAGCACAGAATGGAGACTATGCAACATCTAAAACAATAAGCGATCAACTTTATGACATAAATAAAGTTCTATTTATAGAGAGTAACCCTATTCCAATCAAAGCAGCTATGTACATTGCAGGTTTGATAGAAAACTTAGAGTATCGTTTGCCTCTAACACCTCCGACTGCTGAACATATGCGTCAAATAGAGACAGTTATTAAACAATATGAAATTCCTGGAGTAAATTAATATGAGTCAATCTACAATGAGAGGCAAAGTTTTAGTCATTAGCGGTGCAACAAGAGGTATAGGAAAAGCTATTCTTTACAGATTTGCCAAAGAGGGTGTAAATGTTGCATTTACATACAATTCAAATGAGCAAGAGGCTCAAAAAATTGCAGAAGATGTAAAAAATAAGTATGGTATTAAAGCAGTGCCTTATCAGCTTAACATTCTAGAGCCTGAAACATATAAAGATCTTTTCAAACAGATTGATGAAGACTTTGACCGTGTAGACTTTTTTATATCAAATGCTATTATTTCAGGCCGTGCTGTTGTAGGTGGTTTTGGTCCTTTTATGCGTCTAAAACCTAAAGGACTTTGCAATATTTACACTGCTACTGTAAC encodes:
- the dapA gene encoding 4-hydroxy-tetrahydrodipicolinate synthase, which encodes MSKTIIGAMTALITPFKNGKVDHEQFAKLIKRQIDNGIDAVVPVGTTGESATLSHDEHKECIETAVSVCKGTDVKVVAGAGSNSTHEAIDLAQFAQKAGADAILSVCPYYNKPTQEGIYQHYKAIAESVEIPVMLYNVPGRTALDIAPDTVFRLFDEVSNIYAIKEATGSMERTLHLKAKRPNLAVISGDDAINYPIMSTGGNGCISVTSNLLPNLIADLIHSAQNGDYATSKTISDQLYDINKVLFIESNPIPIKAAMYIAGLIENLEYRLPLTPPTAEHMRQIETVIKQYEIPGVN